One window of the Daphnia pulex isolate KAP4 chromosome 8, ASM2113471v1 genome contains the following:
- the LOC124200201 gene encoding hemolymph clottable protein-like produces the protein MVKILLVLSALLCLTWGWETGNQYVYNYVGRSMVGIYKMKQQNAVIEMQSRVIVQNIDANTIVVKMTENSLRRHGNYLGDAFEIGGSGPEMIDGEEDKIPSPEILSAPFVISHNKGSITGIQMGEDEPLWIVNIKKSIASQWQLDITGVRHEGPSVNWEGIWEGQSATFTVSEDSLSGDCSTIYDIERLPWAQVYTMEAYKMGSWDAVCQDKPVYKIVKTKDFNRCKTNPAWASATPASHSCEFGKGNCEDFMHRTTMARYVACGKSWSDLLMVHANGFSDVWVQPFATKTDELLNSVITKWSFEKKEAIRSWFAAPSSPKKYKTLSYVWGDFKQWTEDGTPAQPNLVDAYWKSPFPISVVRKNIIDALRVVTRDLQERPDSEKDNLERLAVIGRVLPMFSFDELKSLWQEVKAMDWVTMGLFVDCVVQSGSNPAIMLVKEWIETEQITGAKATWALAAIGYFAKTPTRELLHELINLLKSAPVQSDRAMLHSTMMTVADLMNAACGSRFAASKRFPISAMGNFCDSKDTVIIDEFLPWLTKELESSQSSVERIVALSAFGSLGLEEIVPVLLPIIRGTPGKFDDTAERVRAILSLHRVVFTVPEKVHPILASLASSVSERPEVRMASLGLLLMSNAPQTWWQKFASMTWFEPSQQMATFTNSLIDSLTKIPASTPLLQQLIMKAKVAWPLLKSAPFGLPYSFADIRSSHLDEGIAVMMHTPSYRVATEQWPVYLANRYYYQLGPFSSEALSVYLWNYNMSEVWQNIFGKLYGMMSPKEGVREKFEAVKGIWEELNATPRPADKRAGLLHINLMGSINRFINLEKLEKDIPTWMAEAMKYQNQPYQVSVNKYRMLAEYNVRYPTEMGLPMRFLATLPILVSMQGIVKGDGKGGIKSDINAELSWKLTSEIRVDLPLNGKYIASGVDVRVDSRPPREMTFSYKSPGTIKVTWIPGSKVTDLLYYHVKPYTVTRGWTDSATPTLEHDATHLVSVNKPIQRELPLGDRFGVNVKLIEKSELTHSDKWSWWQWFQKWDINGYSNLGFVPQELQARKYVLRYEPSGTRARSVSTTFQYQYATKSSQNTWVHESGSSQWKTPSEAEIISSSPISPEFRPVLGRLFKNLESGNAQLMRAGVVAEQKDGSFIQFNTIVGLSKDSWYTKDFTDIQIEKYTSDSSNAPATKEFDYSVCYTAVRNWNKPPTYGFSKDVLHLEDEEKIAFGEKCDKSKIRFTAKAFRDEEAAQAAMYSPAGQQCQKDMAAGFMYGSPACTEARRMDHTYNNYELSAESADNLSPAATYWINTARQWINHKMYPFTVKHIQGQSNPANRASWTIKRDPHTGDSNMTFVRPTETLVAWNVRREDSHNEWARFSPLTYNYSNIFYPLNAGSNFIGDATTLTTGGVSDAKCYVGPDAVHTYDKASYNYTIDECPHVLLTDCSQDSKFVVTARHGSEGQKIVTVIYGKDTIELDPSGWIMVNGAKSAYKDWETESRVEIRVPGTKEIKAVIYPISTGLVMEIRSWNWNWGWNWGWNWGWNWGSSWNYNWNWMSIKVQGSHVELSAPKYLQGHACGMCGDFNQEIVGEFMTPQRCAVSSGELMATSFKLKAGKSCTTNDWSRRLKKETETCKSIDQQFHAQLPDWTM, from the exons ATGGTCAAGATTCTTCTAGTCCTGT CGGCGCTTCTGTGCCTGACATGGG GATGGGAAACGGGTAATCAGTACGTGTATAACTACGTTGGACGCTCTATGGTTGGCATTTACAAAATGAAGCAGCAGAATGCTGTGATTGAAATGCAAAGTCGCGTCATCGTACAAAACATTGATGCGAACACCATCGTCGTTAAG ATGACTGAGAATAGCTTAAGACGCCATGGAAACTACCTTGGAGATGCTTTCGAGATTGGTGGAAGTGGTCCTGAAATGATTGATGGAGAAGAGGACAAAATCCCCAGCCCAGAAATCCTCAGCGCTCCTTTTGTGATCTCTCACAATAAAGGATCG ATCACTGGAATTCAAATGGGTGAAGATGAGCCTTTGTGGATCGTCAACATCAAGAAAAGCATCGCCAGCCAGTGGCAATTGGATATCACAGGTGTCCGTCATGAAGGCCCTTCTGTTAACTGGGAAGGTATTTGGGAAGGTCAAAGCGCAACTTTCACCGTCTCTGAG GACTCTTTGAGTGGTGACTGCAGCACTATCTACGACATTGAACGCCTGCCCTGGGCTCAGGTCTACACAATGGAGGCATACAAAATGGGCTCTTGGGACGCCGTTTGCCAGGACAAGCCCGTCTACAAAATTGTCAAGACTAAGGACTTTAACCGCTGCAAGACTAACCCCGCCTGGGCTTCGGCTACTCCTGCTTCCCACAGCTGCGAGTTTGGCAAAGGCAACTGCGAAGACTTCATGCAT CGCACAACTATGGCCAGATACGTTGCTTGCGGTAAATCCTGGTCCGATCTACTTATGGTTCATGCTAACGGTTTCAGCGATGTGTGGGTTCAGCCCTTCGCCACCAAGACCGATGAGTTGCTCAACTCGGTCATCACCAAATGGTCCTTTGAAAAGAAGGAGGCCATCAGGTCCTGGTTCGCAGCTCCGTCATCTCCTAAGAAATACAAAACCCTTTCTTACGTCTGGGGTGACTTCAAGCAATGGACTGAAGATGGAAC cCCCGCCCAGCCCAACCTGGTGGATGCTTACTGGAAGAGCCCATTCCCCATTTCAGTCGTTCGCAAGAACATCATTGATGCCCTCCGCGTTGTCACAAGGGATCTCCAAGAGAGACCCGATTCAGAGAAGGACAACTTGGAACGTTTGGCCGTCATTGGTCGCGTTCTAcccatgttttcttttgacgaATTAAAGTCCTTGTGGCAAGAAGTTAAAGCTATGGATTGGGTCACCAT gggtttgtttgttgattgcGTCGTCCAGTCTGGCAGCAACCCCGCCATCATGTTAGTCAAGGAATGGATTGAGACCGAACAGATTACCGGAGCCAAGGCCACCTGGGCTTTGGCCGCTATTGGCTACTTTGCCAAGACCCCCACTCGCGAGCTCCTTCATGAATTGATC AACTTGTTGAAATCTGCCCCCGTTCAATCCGACAGAGCTATGTTGCACAGCACTATGATGACTGTTGCCGATTTGATGAACGCCGCCTGTGGTTCTCGTTTCGCGGCCTCCAAGCGCTTCCCCATTTCCGCCATGGGCAACTTCTGCGACAGCAAGGACACCGTCATCATCGATGAATTCTTGCCTTGGCTCACCAAGGAACTCGAGTCCAGTCAGAGCTCCGTTGAACGCATCGTTGCCTTGTCCGCCTTTGGATCATTGGGTCTCGAGGAAATCGTTCCTGTACTGCTGCCCATCATCCGTGGAACTCCAGGCAAATTCGATGACACCGCCGAGCGTGTTCGCGCCATTCTTTCTCTCCACCGAGTTGTTTTCACTGTTCCCGAAAAG GTCCACCCCATCTTGGCAAGTTTGGCCAGCAGTGTTTCTGAGCGCCCTGAGGTCCGTATGGCTTCCTTGGGACTCCTGTTGATGTCGAACGCTCCCCAAACCTGGTGGCAGAAGTTCGCCAGCATGACTTGGTTCGAACCTAGCCAACAAATGGCTACTTTCACCAACAGCCTGATCGATTCGTTGACCAAAATTCCGGCTTCTACTCCTCTGTTGCAGCAATT GATCATGAAAGCTAAAGTTGCCTGGCCCCTGCTTAAGTCCGCTCCTTTCGGCCTTCCTTACTCTTTTGCTGATATCCGTTCCAGCCATTTGGATGAAGGCATCGCCGTCATGATGCACACTCCCAGCTACCGCGTTGCTACCGAGCAATGGCCCGTCTATTTGGCTAACCGTTATTACTATCAGCTTGGCCCCTTCTCTTCTGAAGCTCTTAGC GTTTACCTGTGGAACTACAACATGTCCGAAGTCTGGCAAAACATTTTCGGCAAACTTTACGGCATGATGTCTCCCAAAGAAGGCGTTCGTGAGAAGTTTGAAGCTGTCAAGGGAATTTGGGAAGAGCTCAACGCCACTCCTCGTCCTGCCGACAAACGCGCCGGACTTTTGCACATCAACCTGATGGGCTCCATCAACCGTTTCATCAACTTGGAGAAGTTAGAGAAAGACATCCCTACTTGGATGGCCGAGGCCATGAAGTACCAAAACCAACCTTACCAGGTCAGCGTTAACAAATACCGCATGTTGGCTGAATACAACGTCCGCTACCCTACCGAAATGGGTCTGCCCATGCGCTTCTTGGCTACTCTGCCCATCCTTGTCTCCATGCAAGGCATCGTGAAAGGTGACGGCAAGGGCGGTATCAAGTCCGACATTAACGCTGAATTGAGCTGGAAGCTGACTTCCGAGATCCGTGTTGATCTTCCCCTCAACGGCAAATACATCGCTTCCGGAGTTGACGTCCGCGTCGATTCCCGCCCGCCCAGAGAGATGACCTTTAGCTACAAATCCCCGGGCACGATTAAGGTCACCTGGATTCCTGGCTCCAAAGTCACCGATCTCCTCTACTACCACGTCAAGCCATACACCGTCACTCGCGGATGGACCGACAGCGCCACGCCTACTCTGGAACATGATGCTACCCATCTTGTCAGCGTCAACAAACCCATCCAGCGTGAACTCCCTCTGGGTGATCGTTTTGGCGTTAATGTCAAGCTCATTGAGAAGAGCGAGCTAACCCATTCTGACAAATGGTCTTGGTGGCAATGGTTCCAAAAATGGGATATCAACGGTTATTCCAACCTCGGCTTCGTTCCCCAGGAGCTTCAAGCTCGAAAGTACGTCCTGCGTTACGAGCCATCCGGTACCCGCGCCCGCTCTGTTTCGACCACTTTCCAATACCAGTACGCCACCAAGTCTAGCCAAAATACCTGGGTTCACGAATCGGGATCCAGCCAATGGAAGACTCCTTCAGAAGCCGAAATCATCTCTTCCAGCCCTATCAGCCCTGAATTCCGCCCAGTTCTTGGACGTCTCTTCAAGAACCTGGAAAGTGGTAATGCTCAGCTCATGAGAGCCGGAGTGGTTGCTGAGCAGAAAGATGGATCTTTCATCCAATTCAACACCATTGTTGGTCTGTCTAAGGATTCTTGGTACACCAAGGACTTCACCGATATCCAAATCGAAAAGTACACTTCTGACAGTTCCAACGCTCCCGCTACTAAGGAATTCGACTACTCTGTCTGTTACACAGCCGTCCGTAATTGGAACAAGCCTCCAACTTACGGCTTCAGCAAGGATGTCCTGCAtttggaagacgaagaaaagatCGCTTTCGGAGAAAAATGCGATAAATCCAAGATTCGTTTCACTGCCAAGGCCTTCCGCGACGAAGAGGCTGCTCAGGCCGCCATGTACAGCCCTGCCGGTCAACAGTGTCAGAAAGATATGGCCGCCGGATTCATGTACGGAAGCCCTGCTTGCACTGAAGCTCGCCGCATGGATCATACTTACAACAACTACGAGTTGAGTGCCGAGTCCGCAGACAACTTGTCTCCTGCCGCCACTTACTGGATCAACACTGCCCGTCAATGGATCAACCACAAAATGTATCCATTCACCGTCAAGCACATCCAAGGACAATCCAACCCTGCCAACCGCGCTAGCTGGACCATCAAACGTGATCCTCACACCGGAGACAGCAACATGACCTTTGTCCGTCCCACTGAAACCTTGGTGGCCTGGAATGTCCGACGTGAAGATTCTCACAACGAATGGGCTCGCTTCTCTCCTTTGACTTATAACTATTCAAACATCTTCTATCCGTTGAACGCCGGTAGCAATTTCATCGGTGACGCTACCACCTTGACCACAGGTGGTGTTTCCGATGCCAAGTGTTACGTTGGACCCGATGCCGTCCACACTTACGATAAAGCTAGCTACAACTACACCATTGACGAGTGCCCCCACGTCTTGTTGACTGACTGCAGCCAAGACAGCAAATTCGTCGTCACCGCCCGACATGGTAGCGAAGGACAAAAGATTGTCACCGTCATCTACGGAAAGGATACTATTGAACTCGATCCTTCCGGCTGGATTATGGTCAACGGAGCCAAATCTGCTTACAAGGACTGGGAAACCGAGAGCCGTGTTGAGATCCGCGTTCCTGGCACAAAGGAAATTAAGGCTGTTATCTACCCGATTTCTACCGGTCTCGTTATGGAGATCAGAAGTTGGAACTGGAACTGGGGCTGGAACTGGGGCTGGAATTGGGGATGGAACTGGGGCTCGTCCTGGAACTATAACTGGAACTGGATGTCGATCAAGGTCCAGGGATCTCACGTTGAACTATCGGCTCCCAAGTATCTACAAGGTCATGCTTGCGGTATGTGCGGCGATTTCAACCAAGAAATCGTTGGTGAATTCATGACTCCCCAACGTTGCGCCGTTTCTTCTGGTGAACTCATGGCCACCAGCTTTAAG ctGAAAGCCGGTAAGAGCTGCACCACCAACGACTGGTCCCGTCGTCTGAAGAAAGAGACCGAGACTTGCAAGTCGATCGACCAACAATTCCACGCTCAACTACCTGATTGGACCATGTAA